The following proteins are encoded in a genomic region of Lytechinus variegatus isolate NC3 chromosome 7, Lvar_3.0, whole genome shotgun sequence:
- the LOC121418395 gene encoding mediator of RNA polymerase II transcription subunit 29-like, translating to MAGMQPPNAAPMGGVPPPHPQTMTGQPTPPAQILPQGQQPQQQASAASHHHQQHQDHDIIAKVKMTVHLLKEALRNLMKIAAQAFSHSATIDNTTKASDDIAARFDKSLEEFYSLCDQLELSLRLAYDCTTQFLDGARYTPVPLVHSHKPDMMPTEALTYGQYITTVKSQIQCASEVQTALLKCCEELERSRNMTQ from the exons ATGGCAGGCATGCAACCACCAAATGCCGCTCCGATGGGAGGCGTACCGCCACCGCATCCTCAGACGATGACAGGCCAGCCGACCCCGCCGGCACAGATCCTACCACAGGGGCAGCAGCCACAGCAGCAGGCATCGGCAGCatctcatcaccatcaacaGCATCAAGATCATGATATTATCGCTAAAGTGAAGATGACTGTGCATTTATTAAAAGAGGCATTACGG aACCTTATGAAGATTGCTGCCCAAGCCTTCAGTCATTCTGCCACAATTGATAACACAAC AAAAGCATCAGATGATATTGCAGCAAGATTTGACAAAAGTCTGGAGGAATTCTATTCTTTGTGTGATCAGTTGGAGCTGTCACTT CGTCTTGCCTATGACTGCACCACCCAGTTCTTGGATGGGGCGCGTTACACCCCTGTTCCACTCGTCCACTCGCATAAACCAGACATGATGCCCACGGAAGCTCTGACGTATGGCCAGTATATCACGACAGTCAAGTCTCAAATACAGTGTGCTTCGGAGGTTCAAACTGCCCTCCTAAAATGCTGTGAGGAATTAGAACGTTCGAGGAATATGACACAATGA
- the LOC121417960 gene encoding uncharacterized protein LOC121417960, with protein sequence MKMPEQEQQEEQPEMEACMSYLARRKPRKFLMDFSYLDMIWSEDTKLIIRAGDYPPVVIDSPSRLVSMGQFEKGGFRSCDTCELKADRGYLLWTNPRGSIEVRFKYGTQGDDFSCYIDPQHQGVRIYENRGFKKTQIIDGKKPISGSVDPHHIKTPVRPGENNFEFRSLSGEVRLEFEVIRDPDFPKPKAFKFNYVLAL encoded by the exons ATGAAAATGCCGGAACAGGAACAGCAAGAGGAACAACCAGAAATGGAGGCTTGCATGAGCTACCTGGCGCGGCGCAAGCCGCGGAaatttttgatggattttaGTTATTTGGACATGATTTGGTCTGAGGACACAAAGCTAATTATACGAGCCGGTGATTATCCACCAGTTGTAATAGACTCTCCAAGTCGCCTGGTATCGATGGGCCAATTCGAAAAAGG TGGATTTAGATCATGTGATACATGTGAATTGAAGGCTGACCGAGGCTACCTACTATGGACCAATCCAAGGGGATCGATCGAAGTCAGGTTTAAATATGGAACACAAGGAGATGACTTCAG TTGTTACATCGACCCCCAGCACCAAGGGGTAAGGATATACGAAAACCGAGGCTTCAAGAAGACCCAAATCATCGATGGAAAAAAGCCCATTTCGGGGAGCGTGGACCCCCACCACATCAAGACCCCGGTGCGTCCTGGAGAAAATAACTTCGAATTCCGCTCCCTGAGCGGAGAGGTCCGACTGGAATTTGAAGTCATTCGCGATCCAGACTTTCCCAAACCGAAGGCTTTTAAGTTCAATTACGTTCTCGCGCTGTGA